In Ailuropoda melanoleuca isolate Jingjing chromosome 4, ASM200744v2, whole genome shotgun sequence, the following proteins share a genomic window:
- the TUBB4A gene encoding tubulin beta-4A chain, producing the protein MREIVHLQAGQCGNQIGAKFWEVISDEHGIDPTGTYHGDSDLQLERINVYYNEATGGNYVPRAVLVDLEPGTMDSVRSGPFGQIFRPDNFVFGQSGAGNNWAKGHYTEGAELVDAVLDVVRKEAESCDCLQGFQLTHSLGGGTGSGMGTLLISKIREEFPDRIMNTFSVVPSPKVSDTVVEPYNATLSVHQLVENTDETYCIDNEALYDICFRTLKLTTPTYGDLNHLVSATMSGVTTCLRFPGQLNADLRKLAVNMVPFPRLHFFMPGFAPLTSRGSQQYRALTVPELTQQMFDAKNMMAACDPRHGRYLTVAAVFRGRMSMKEVDEQMLSVQSKNSSYFVEWIPNNVKTAVCDIPPRGLKMAATFIGNSTAIQELFKRISEQFTAMFRRKAFLHWYTGEGMDEMEFTEAESNMNDLVSEYQQYQDATAEEGEFEEEAEEEVA; encoded by the exons ATGCGGGAGATCGTGCACCTGCAGGCCGGCCAGTGCGGCAACCAGATCGGGGCCAAG TTTTGGGAGGTGATCAGCGATGAGCACGGCATCGACCCCACGGGCACATACCATGGGGACAGTGATCTGCAGCTGGAGAGAATCAACGTGTACTACAATGAGGCCACAG GAGGAAATTACGTTCCCAGAGCTGTGCTGGTGGACCTGGAGCCTGGCACCATGGACTCTGTCCGCTCTGGCCCCTTCGGCCAGATCTTCCGGCCTGACAACTTTGTGTTTG gccAGTCGGGAGCCGGCAACAACTGGGCCAAGGGCCATTACACCGAGGGCGCCGAGCTGGTGGACGCCGTCCTGGACGTGGTCCGGAAGGAGGCCGAGAGCTGTGACTGCCTGCAAGGCTTCCAGCTGACCCATTCGCTGGGCGGGGGCACGGGCTCGGGCATGGGCACGCTGCTCATCAGCAAGATCCGCGAGGAGTTCCCGGACCGCATCATGAACACCTTCAGCGTGGTGCCGTCGCCCAAGGTGTCGGACACGGTGGTGGAGCCCTACAACGCCACGCTGTCGGTGCACCAGCTGGTGGAGAACACGGACGAGACGTACTGCATCGACAACGAGGCGCTGTACGACATCTGCTTCCGCACCCTGAAGCTGACCACGCCCACGTACGGCGACCTCAACCACCTGGTGTCGGCCACCATGAGCGGCGTCACCACCTGCCTGCGCTTCCCGGGCCAGCTGAACGCCGACCTGCGCAAGCTGGCCGTGAACATGGTGCCCTTCCCGCGCCTGCACTTCTTCATGCCCGGCTTCGCGCCGCTCACCAGCCGCGGCAGCCAGCAGTACCGCGCGCTCACGGTGCCCGAGCTCACGCAGCAGATGTTCGACGCCAAGAACATGATGGCCGCCTGCGACCCGCGCCACGGCCGCTACCTGACGGTGGCCGCCGTGTTCCGCGGCCGCATGTCCATGAAGGAGGTGGACGAGCAGATGCTGAGCGTGCAGAGCAAGAACAGCAGCTACTTCGTCGAGTGGATCCCCAACAACGTGAAGACGGCCGTGTGCGACATCCCGCCGCGCGGCCTCAAGATGGCCGCCACCTTCATCGGCAACAGCACGGCCATCCAGGAGCTGTTCAAGCGCATCTCGGAGCAGTTCACCGCCATGTTCCGGCGCAAGGCCTTCCTGCACTGGTACACGGGCGAGGGCATGGACGAGATGGAGTTCACCGAGGCCGAGAGCAACATGAACGACCTGGTGTCCGAGTACCAGCAGTACCAGGACGCCACGGCCGAGGAGGGCGAGTTCGAGGAGGAGGCCGAGGAGGAGGTGGCCTAG
- the TNFSF9 gene encoding tumor necrosis factor ligand superfamily member 9 → PPGACSPLPWALSAALLLLTGVCAFCALRAWEAPRAPAAPGPRLPGLPEDLPDAGARLPDSPQGVFAQLVARDVQLTEGPLRWYSDPGLAGVFLGPGLSYDQHSRELTVAEPGVYYVFLHLKLQRVVPSKGSGSISAALHLQPLDVGAEALALTLDLPPPSSEARDSAAGFRGSLLHLRAGQRLGVHLRAEAGVHLTWQLAQGATILGLFRVATKVPAGLPSSWPIGSPSLDRD, encoded by the exons CCCCCGGGCGCCTGCAGCCCGCTGCCCTGGGCCCTGAGCGCCGCGTTGCTGCTGCTCACCGGCGTCTGCGCCTTCTGCGCGCTCCGCGCCTGGGAGGCACCCCGGGCCCCCGCCGCGCCCGGTCCCCGGCTCCCCGGGCTCCCCGAGGACCTGCCCGACGCCGGCGCCCGCCTTCCCGACTCTCCGCAG GGCGTGTTTGCGCAGCTGGTGGCCCGAGATG tGCAGCTGACTGAAGGGCCCCTGCGCTGGTACAGTGACCCCGGCCTGGCGGGCGTGTTCCTGGGGCCGGGCCTGAGTTACGACCAGCACAGTCGGGAGCTGACGGTGGCGGAACCCGGGGTCTACTATGTTTTCTTGCACCTGAAGCTGCAGCGGGTGGTGCCCAGCAAAGGCTCCGGCTCCATCTCCGCGGCCCTGCACCTGCAGCCGCTTGACGTCGGGGCGGAAGCGCTGGCTCTGACCTTGGACCTgcctcctccatcttcagaggCCCGGGACTCGGCAGCTGGTTTCCGGGGCAGCCTACTGCACCTGCGGGCCGGCCAGCGCCTGGGTGTTCACCTGCGGGCTGAGGCTGGGGTGCACCTCACCTGGCAGCTCGCGCAGGGGGCCACGATCTTGGGCCTCTTCAGAGTGGCCACCAAAGTCCCCGCTGGACTCCCCTCGTCGTGGCCCATTGGGTCCCCGTCCCTGGACCGAGACTGA